From Methanococcus maripaludis, the proteins below share one genomic window:
- the cbiT gene encoding precorrin-6Y C5,15-methyltransferase (decarboxylating) subunit CbiT produces MIQDSEFFRMEGVPITKEEIRAVSIGKLNLDPEDIVLDIGCGSGGMSVEISKRSKFVYSIDNSEDAKNTALNNLKKFNVENCTVSLGNAEDLISKFDFNKVFIGGTQNIEQILEILKEKNIEIIVVNTIVLENSVKIINKFEELGYDVNFVNVSVSYGKKINSGHIMLSKNPITIITATLK; encoded by the coding sequence ATGATCCAAGACAGTGAATTTTTTAGAATGGAAGGCGTTCCGATAACTAAAGAAGAAATTAGAGCCGTAAGTATCGGTAAATTAAATTTAGATCCTGAAGACATAGTTTTAGACATTGGCTGCGGTAGTGGGGGCATGAGTGTTGAGATCTCAAAACGGTCAAAATTTGTGTACTCAATTGATAACAGCGAAGATGCAAAAAATACGGCATTAAATAACTTAAAAAAGTTTAATGTAGAAAATTGCACGGTTTCACTCGGAAATGCAGAAGATTTAATTTCAAAATTTGATTTTAACAAGGTATTTATCGGCGGAACCCAAAATATTGAACAGATCTTGGAAATTTTAAAAGAAAAGAACATTGAAATAATAGTTGTAAACACAATTGTTCTTGAAAATAGTGTAAAAATAATTAATAAATTTGAAGAACTCGGCTACGACGTAAATTTTGTAAATGTTTCTGTTTCATACGGAAAAAAAATTAATTCCGGGCACATAATGCTTTCAAAAAACCCGATAACAATCATAACAGCCACTTTAAAATAG
- the glgP gene encoding alpha-glucan family phosphorylase: MKNTAYFSMEFAIDQSLKTYAGGLGFLAGSHFRAAKRLNVPLVGVSMLWSYGYYDQVRDREGRMKVENIRKYYDFLTDIDLKVPVVINGTNIWVKAYKLEENTFNTCPIYFLTTDIPENDHLSRTISYGLYDGNNLTHIAQEIVLGIGGYKVIRECENVKRYHINEAHSLPVAFKMLEDYGTDYVKEHLLFTTHTPIPAGNETQDINLLKSMGFFGSIDTKTAEKYGGNPFNLTVAALRMCKRSNAVSELHRDTSEKMWAWVTNREPIMNITNAQDKYYWQDRQIRESAGKKDIKMLRERKMELKKQLFEEVADQTGSLFDPNILTVVWARRFADYKRPSFLLRDEKRFKNLIKGGKIQVIWAGKPHPADSNAQITFNWIVSKTRELKNVSVLTGYELKLSKLLKQGSDVWLNTPRRPNEASGTSGMTASMNASIHMSTMDGWHVEWAKAYPKDSFTIGDGVNLDEDYEANEMYKHLERTIKIYDTDEWWEKAINSVNHVVEYFDAERMIMEYTKKFYSD; this comes from the coding sequence ATGAAAAACACTGCTTATTTTAGCATGGAGTTTGCAATTGATCAGTCTTTAAAGACGTATGCGGGAGGACTCGGGTTTTTAGCAGGATCCCATTTTAGGGCAGCTAAACGCCTTAACGTACCCTTGGTTGGGGTTTCAATGCTTTGGAGCTACGGCTACTACGACCAGGTGCGAGATCGCGAAGGCCGTATGAAAGTTGAGAATATAAGGAAATACTACGATTTTTTAACAGATATTGATTTAAAAGTTCCAGTTGTAATAAATGGGACGAATATTTGGGTTAAAGCGTATAAATTAGAGGAAAATACATTTAATACCTGCCCAATTTATTTTTTAACAACAGATATTCCAGAAAACGATCATTTGTCAAGAACCATTTCTTACGGACTTTACGATGGGAATAATTTAACACACATCGCCCAAGAAATCGTATTAGGAATTGGCGGATACAAAGTCATTCGAGAATGTGAAAATGTAAAGCGATATCATATAAATGAAGCCCATTCTCTACCTGTCGCATTTAAAATGCTCGAAGACTATGGAACTGATTATGTAAAAGAACATTTATTGTTTACTACACACACTCCAATTCCTGCTGGAAATGAAACACAGGATATAAATCTGCTAAAAAGTATGGGTTTTTTTGGAAGTATTGACACTAAAACTGCTGAAAAATACGGTGGAAATCCATTTAATTTAACTGTCGCAGCTTTAAGAATGTGCAAACGATCGAATGCCGTTTCAGAACTTCACAGGGACACTTCTGAAAAAATGTGGGCATGGGTTACAAATCGAGAGCCTATAATGAACATTACAAATGCACAGGATAAATATTACTGGCAAGACAGACAGATACGAGAATCTGCGGGAAAAAAAGATATAAAAATGCTTCGCGAAAGAAAAATGGAATTAAAAAAACAGCTTTTTGAAGAAGTAGCGGACCAGACCGGAAGCCTTTTTGATCCAAACATTTTAACGGTCGTTTGGGCAAGAAGATTTGCCGATTATAAACGACCTTCATTTTTATTGAGGGATGAAAAAAGGTTTAAAAATTTGATTAAAGGCGGAAAAATTCAAGTAATCTGGGCTGGAAAACCACATCCTGCTGATTCAAATGCACAGATTACATTTAACTGGATAGTTTCAAAAACTAGGGAACTTAAAAATGTTTCAGTTTTAACAGGATATGAATTAAAACTTAGCAAACTCTTAAAGCAGGGTTCTGATGTATGGTTAAACACCCCGAGAAGACCAAATGAAGCATCAGGAACTTCAGGAATGACTGCATCGATGAATGCGTCGATACACATGAGTACAATGGACGGATGGCATGTTGAATGGGCAAAAGCATATCCAAAAGATAGTTTTACTATCGGAGACGGTGTAAATCTTGATGAAGATTACGAGGCAAATGAAATGTATAAACACCTCGAAAGGACTATAAAGATTTATGATACCGATGAATGGTGGGAAAAAGCTATAAATTCGGTAAATCACGTCGTGGAATATTTTGATGCTGAAAGAATGATTATGGAATATACTAAAAAATTTTACAGTGATTAA